In Astyanax mexicanus isolate ESR-SI-001 chromosome 5, AstMex3_surface, whole genome shotgun sequence, a single window of DNA contains:
- the bcl6aa gene encoding BCL6A transcription repressor a isoform X1, with the protein MPHSMQQNHAQQVLHLCQGMSRARAWSPKRSYPDLDKMSCAADSCIQFTRHASDVLLNLNRLRSRDILTDVTILVNRQQFRAHKTVLMACSGLFYTIFTDSLKCNLNAISLDPKVDPEGFAILLEFMYTSRLTLKESLIMAVMNTAIYLQMDHVVDTCHRFIKSSDSSIKLPREDFLVSPLLLSQDVHGYRPHEVVENMPGRAGGPFREGRPYGAGIFNGVNAPSSPYHLYSQFPMQGFHFPLCKLADTKNTFPDFSKGAPIQHKHCPPADGASSAMLTDYGRSTASSMCHAGPYSSARELGRNEEMKRESLEGLVQSIGMSSRKHGMAGMVGLAGLAQEQQREPGKEQGPLAEDDLTHQHYSIGMPSSGRKTLMSSPQSPLKSDCQPNSPTESSSSKNAALSQASQPPALPGTQDPKARNWKKYKFIFLNQTTKEEESGPHDPEMRSPQRLGLPAFHPTSETDHQEPQGTSAKLSDHSDDFTVPQASRLNNIINRTLEGSQRNSDGHSSLYMSHLKCSSCGSQSPQHSDVCPNTPGSRLTEELSELHSEYSDSSCENGTYFCNECDSKFAEEEVLKRHMLQVHSDKPYKCDRCQAAFRYKGNLASHKTVHTGEKPYRCNICGAQFNRPANLKTHTRIHSGEKPYKCETCGARFVQVAHLRAHVLIHTGEKPYPCEICGTRFRHLQTLKSHLRIHTGEKPYHCEKCNLHFRHKSQLRLHLRQKHGAITNTKIQYRMSTTALPTDLTKAC; encoded by the exons CTCAGCAAGTTCTGCACCTGTGTCAGGGCATGAGCAGGGCACGGGCCTGGAGCCCCAAACGCAGTTATCCAG ATCTTGACAAAATGTCGTGTGCAGCAGACAGCTGCATCCAGTTCACGCGCCACGCCAGCGATGTCCTGCTTAACCTGAACCGGCTGCGCAGCCGAGACATCCTCACAGACGTCACCATCCTGGTCAACAGACAGCAATTCCGCGCTCACAAAACAGTCCTGATGGCCTGCAG TGGGCTCTTCTACACGATATTCACTGATTCGCTAAAATGCAACCTGAACGCGATCAGTCTGGACCCGAAGGTCGACCCCGAGGGTTTCGCCATCCTGCTGGAGTTCATGTACACGTCTCGTCTGACACTAAAGGAGAGTCTGATTATGGCTGTGATGAACACAGCTATCTACCTGCAGATGGACCACGTCGTCGACACCTGCCACAGATTTATTAAGTCCAG TGACTCCTCTATCAAACTCCCCCGAGAGGACTTCCTGGTCAGCCCCCTGCTCTTATCCCAGGACGTTCACGGGTACAGACCTCACgaggtggtggagaacatgccagggCGAGCAGGAGGACCCTTCAGAGAAGGGCGGCCATACGGAGCGGGCATATTCAATGGGGTTAATGCCCCCAGCAGCCCGTACCACCTGTACAGCCAGTTCCCCATGCAGGGGTTCCACTTCCCACTCTGCAAACTGGCAGATACCAAGAACACTTTCCCTGACTTCTCCAAAGGAGCACCCATTCAGCACAAACACTGCCCCCCTGCCGACGGTGCCAGCAGCGCCATGCTGACAGACTATGGGCGCAGTACCGCCTCTAGCATGTGCCACGCCGGCCCCTACTCCTCTGCCCGGGAGCTGGGCAGGAACGAGGAGATGAAGCGGGAGAGCCTGGAGGGGCTGGTACAGTCCATTGGCATGAGCTCCAGAAAGCACGGCATGGCTGGCATGGTCGGGCTTGCAGGGCTGGCACAGGAGCAGCAGAGGGAGCCGGGTAAAGAGCAGGGCCCTCTGGCCGAAGACGACCTGACCCACCAACACTACTCCATTGGCATGCCCTCCAGCGGGCGCAAGACCCTGATGAGCAGCCCTCAGAGCCCCCTGAAGTCCGACTGCCAGCCCAACTCGCCGACCGAGTCCAGCAGCAGTAAGAATGCAGCCCTGTCGCAGGCCTCACAGCCACCCGCTCTGCCAGGTACGCAGGACCCCAAGGCCCGCAACTGGAAAAAGTACAAATTTATCTTCCTCAATCAGACCACCAAGGAGGAGGAGAGCGGACCGCACGACCCGGAGATGCGCTCGCCCCAGCGGCTAGGACTGCCCGCCTTTCACCCAACCTCCGAAACCGACCACCAAGAACCGCAGGGCACCAGCGCCAAGCTGAGCGACCACAGCGACGACTTCACTGTGCCCCAGGCCAGCCGCCTCAACAACATCATCAACAG AACTCTTGAGGGGTCTCAGCGGAACAGCGATGGACACTCGTCTCTCTATATGAGCCATTTAAAGTGCAGTTCCTGTGGCTCTCAGTCGCCGCAGCACTCGGACGTCTGCCCCAACACCCCCGGCTCACGTCTGACAGAGGAGCTGTCTGAGCTGCACTCCGAGTACTCCGACTCCAGCTGCG AAAACGGTACGTACTTCTGTAACGAATGCGACTCCAAATTCGCTGAAGAGGAGGTTCTAAAACGCCACATGCTTCAGGTCCACAGCGACAAACCATACAAATGTGACCGGTGCCAAGCAGCATTTCGCTATAAAGGAAACCTGGCCAGCCATAAAACAGTTCACACag GAGAAAAGCCGTACCGCTGCAACATCTGCGGTGCCCAGTTCAACCGACCAGCCAACCTCAAGACCCACACACGCATCCACTCTGGAGAAAAGCCATACAAGTGCGAGACGTGCGGTGCCCGCTTCGTTCAG GTCGCTCACCTGCGCGCCCACGTTCTGATCCACACCGGAGAGAAGCCATACCCCTGCGAAATCTGCGGCACTCGCTTCCGACACCTGCAGACGCTCAAGAGCCACCTGCGCATACACACAGGAGAGAAGCCCTATCAT TGTGAGAAATGCAACCTGCACTTTCGACACAAGTCTCAGCTGCGGCTGCACCTGCGGCAGAAGCACGGCGCCATCACCAACACCAAGATCCAATACCGCATGTCCACCACAGCCCTGCCCACCGACCTGACCAAGGCTTGCTGA
- the bcl6aa gene encoding BCL6A transcription repressor a isoform X2, whose translation MQEVSRKARPDLDKMSCAADSCIQFTRHASDVLLNLNRLRSRDILTDVTILVNRQQFRAHKTVLMACSGLFYTIFTDSLKCNLNAISLDPKVDPEGFAILLEFMYTSRLTLKESLIMAVMNTAIYLQMDHVVDTCHRFIKSSDSSIKLPREDFLVSPLLLSQDVHGYRPHEVVENMPGRAGGPFREGRPYGAGIFNGVNAPSSPYHLYSQFPMQGFHFPLCKLADTKNTFPDFSKGAPIQHKHCPPADGASSAMLTDYGRSTASSMCHAGPYSSARELGRNEEMKRESLEGLVQSIGMSSRKHGMAGMVGLAGLAQEQQREPGKEQGPLAEDDLTHQHYSIGMPSSGRKTLMSSPQSPLKSDCQPNSPTESSSSKNAALSQASQPPALPGTQDPKARNWKKYKFIFLNQTTKEEESGPHDPEMRSPQRLGLPAFHPTSETDHQEPQGTSAKLSDHSDDFTVPQASRLNNIINRTLEGSQRNSDGHSSLYMSHLKCSSCGSQSPQHSDVCPNTPGSRLTEELSELHSEYSDSSCENGTYFCNECDSKFAEEEVLKRHMLQVHSDKPYKCDRCQAAFRYKGNLASHKTVHTGEKPYRCNICGAQFNRPANLKTHTRIHSGEKPYKCETCGARFVQVAHLRAHVLIHTGEKPYPCEICGTRFRHLQTLKSHLRIHTGEKPYHCEKCNLHFRHKSQLRLHLRQKHGAITNTKIQYRMSTTALPTDLTKAC comes from the exons ATGCAGGAAGTTTCTAGGAAAGCAAGACCAg ATCTTGACAAAATGTCGTGTGCAGCAGACAGCTGCATCCAGTTCACGCGCCACGCCAGCGATGTCCTGCTTAACCTGAACCGGCTGCGCAGCCGAGACATCCTCACAGACGTCACCATCCTGGTCAACAGACAGCAATTCCGCGCTCACAAAACAGTCCTGATGGCCTGCAG TGGGCTCTTCTACACGATATTCACTGATTCGCTAAAATGCAACCTGAACGCGATCAGTCTGGACCCGAAGGTCGACCCCGAGGGTTTCGCCATCCTGCTGGAGTTCATGTACACGTCTCGTCTGACACTAAAGGAGAGTCTGATTATGGCTGTGATGAACACAGCTATCTACCTGCAGATGGACCACGTCGTCGACACCTGCCACAGATTTATTAAGTCCAG TGACTCCTCTATCAAACTCCCCCGAGAGGACTTCCTGGTCAGCCCCCTGCTCTTATCCCAGGACGTTCACGGGTACAGACCTCACgaggtggtggagaacatgccagggCGAGCAGGAGGACCCTTCAGAGAAGGGCGGCCATACGGAGCGGGCATATTCAATGGGGTTAATGCCCCCAGCAGCCCGTACCACCTGTACAGCCAGTTCCCCATGCAGGGGTTCCACTTCCCACTCTGCAAACTGGCAGATACCAAGAACACTTTCCCTGACTTCTCCAAAGGAGCACCCATTCAGCACAAACACTGCCCCCCTGCCGACGGTGCCAGCAGCGCCATGCTGACAGACTATGGGCGCAGTACCGCCTCTAGCATGTGCCACGCCGGCCCCTACTCCTCTGCCCGGGAGCTGGGCAGGAACGAGGAGATGAAGCGGGAGAGCCTGGAGGGGCTGGTACAGTCCATTGGCATGAGCTCCAGAAAGCACGGCATGGCTGGCATGGTCGGGCTTGCAGGGCTGGCACAGGAGCAGCAGAGGGAGCCGGGTAAAGAGCAGGGCCCTCTGGCCGAAGACGACCTGACCCACCAACACTACTCCATTGGCATGCCCTCCAGCGGGCGCAAGACCCTGATGAGCAGCCCTCAGAGCCCCCTGAAGTCCGACTGCCAGCCCAACTCGCCGACCGAGTCCAGCAGCAGTAAGAATGCAGCCCTGTCGCAGGCCTCACAGCCACCCGCTCTGCCAGGTACGCAGGACCCCAAGGCCCGCAACTGGAAAAAGTACAAATTTATCTTCCTCAATCAGACCACCAAGGAGGAGGAGAGCGGACCGCACGACCCGGAGATGCGCTCGCCCCAGCGGCTAGGACTGCCCGCCTTTCACCCAACCTCCGAAACCGACCACCAAGAACCGCAGGGCACCAGCGCCAAGCTGAGCGACCACAGCGACGACTTCACTGTGCCCCAGGCCAGCCGCCTCAACAACATCATCAACAG AACTCTTGAGGGGTCTCAGCGGAACAGCGATGGACACTCGTCTCTCTATATGAGCCATTTAAAGTGCAGTTCCTGTGGCTCTCAGTCGCCGCAGCACTCGGACGTCTGCCCCAACACCCCCGGCTCACGTCTGACAGAGGAGCTGTCTGAGCTGCACTCCGAGTACTCCGACTCCAGCTGCG AAAACGGTACGTACTTCTGTAACGAATGCGACTCCAAATTCGCTGAAGAGGAGGTTCTAAAACGCCACATGCTTCAGGTCCACAGCGACAAACCATACAAATGTGACCGGTGCCAAGCAGCATTTCGCTATAAAGGAAACCTGGCCAGCCATAAAACAGTTCACACag GAGAAAAGCCGTACCGCTGCAACATCTGCGGTGCCCAGTTCAACCGACCAGCCAACCTCAAGACCCACACACGCATCCACTCTGGAGAAAAGCCATACAAGTGCGAGACGTGCGGTGCCCGCTTCGTTCAG GTCGCTCACCTGCGCGCCCACGTTCTGATCCACACCGGAGAGAAGCCATACCCCTGCGAAATCTGCGGCACTCGCTTCCGACACCTGCAGACGCTCAAGAGCCACCTGCGCATACACACAGGAGAGAAGCCCTATCAT TGTGAGAAATGCAACCTGCACTTTCGACACAAGTCTCAGCTGCGGCTGCACCTGCGGCAGAAGCACGGCGCCATCACCAACACCAAGATCCAATACCGCATGTCCACCACAGCCCTGCCCACCGACCTGACCAAGGCTTGCTGA
- the bcl6aa gene encoding BCL6A transcription repressor a isoform X3, with amino-acid sequence MSCAADSCIQFTRHASDVLLNLNRLRSRDILTDVTILVNRQQFRAHKTVLMACSGLFYTIFTDSLKCNLNAISLDPKVDPEGFAILLEFMYTSRLTLKESLIMAVMNTAIYLQMDHVVDTCHRFIKSSDSSIKLPREDFLVSPLLLSQDVHGYRPHEVVENMPGRAGGPFREGRPYGAGIFNGVNAPSSPYHLYSQFPMQGFHFPLCKLADTKNTFPDFSKGAPIQHKHCPPADGASSAMLTDYGRSTASSMCHAGPYSSARELGRNEEMKRESLEGLVQSIGMSSRKHGMAGMVGLAGLAQEQQREPGKEQGPLAEDDLTHQHYSIGMPSSGRKTLMSSPQSPLKSDCQPNSPTESSSSKNAALSQASQPPALPGTQDPKARNWKKYKFIFLNQTTKEEESGPHDPEMRSPQRLGLPAFHPTSETDHQEPQGTSAKLSDHSDDFTVPQASRLNNIINRTLEGSQRNSDGHSSLYMSHLKCSSCGSQSPQHSDVCPNTPGSRLTEELSELHSEYSDSSCENGTYFCNECDSKFAEEEVLKRHMLQVHSDKPYKCDRCQAAFRYKGNLASHKTVHTGEKPYRCNICGAQFNRPANLKTHTRIHSGEKPYKCETCGARFVQVAHLRAHVLIHTGEKPYPCEICGTRFRHLQTLKSHLRIHTGEKPYHCEKCNLHFRHKSQLRLHLRQKHGAITNTKIQYRMSTTALPTDLTKAC; translated from the exons ATGTCGTGTGCAGCAGACAGCTGCATCCAGTTCACGCGCCACGCCAGCGATGTCCTGCTTAACCTGAACCGGCTGCGCAGCCGAGACATCCTCACAGACGTCACCATCCTGGTCAACAGACAGCAATTCCGCGCTCACAAAACAGTCCTGATGGCCTGCAG TGGGCTCTTCTACACGATATTCACTGATTCGCTAAAATGCAACCTGAACGCGATCAGTCTGGACCCGAAGGTCGACCCCGAGGGTTTCGCCATCCTGCTGGAGTTCATGTACACGTCTCGTCTGACACTAAAGGAGAGTCTGATTATGGCTGTGATGAACACAGCTATCTACCTGCAGATGGACCACGTCGTCGACACCTGCCACAGATTTATTAAGTCCAG TGACTCCTCTATCAAACTCCCCCGAGAGGACTTCCTGGTCAGCCCCCTGCTCTTATCCCAGGACGTTCACGGGTACAGACCTCACgaggtggtggagaacatgccagggCGAGCAGGAGGACCCTTCAGAGAAGGGCGGCCATACGGAGCGGGCATATTCAATGGGGTTAATGCCCCCAGCAGCCCGTACCACCTGTACAGCCAGTTCCCCATGCAGGGGTTCCACTTCCCACTCTGCAAACTGGCAGATACCAAGAACACTTTCCCTGACTTCTCCAAAGGAGCACCCATTCAGCACAAACACTGCCCCCCTGCCGACGGTGCCAGCAGCGCCATGCTGACAGACTATGGGCGCAGTACCGCCTCTAGCATGTGCCACGCCGGCCCCTACTCCTCTGCCCGGGAGCTGGGCAGGAACGAGGAGATGAAGCGGGAGAGCCTGGAGGGGCTGGTACAGTCCATTGGCATGAGCTCCAGAAAGCACGGCATGGCTGGCATGGTCGGGCTTGCAGGGCTGGCACAGGAGCAGCAGAGGGAGCCGGGTAAAGAGCAGGGCCCTCTGGCCGAAGACGACCTGACCCACCAACACTACTCCATTGGCATGCCCTCCAGCGGGCGCAAGACCCTGATGAGCAGCCCTCAGAGCCCCCTGAAGTCCGACTGCCAGCCCAACTCGCCGACCGAGTCCAGCAGCAGTAAGAATGCAGCCCTGTCGCAGGCCTCACAGCCACCCGCTCTGCCAGGTACGCAGGACCCCAAGGCCCGCAACTGGAAAAAGTACAAATTTATCTTCCTCAATCAGACCACCAAGGAGGAGGAGAGCGGACCGCACGACCCGGAGATGCGCTCGCCCCAGCGGCTAGGACTGCCCGCCTTTCACCCAACCTCCGAAACCGACCACCAAGAACCGCAGGGCACCAGCGCCAAGCTGAGCGACCACAGCGACGACTTCACTGTGCCCCAGGCCAGCCGCCTCAACAACATCATCAACAG AACTCTTGAGGGGTCTCAGCGGAACAGCGATGGACACTCGTCTCTCTATATGAGCCATTTAAAGTGCAGTTCCTGTGGCTCTCAGTCGCCGCAGCACTCGGACGTCTGCCCCAACACCCCCGGCTCACGTCTGACAGAGGAGCTGTCTGAGCTGCACTCCGAGTACTCCGACTCCAGCTGCG AAAACGGTACGTACTTCTGTAACGAATGCGACTCCAAATTCGCTGAAGAGGAGGTTCTAAAACGCCACATGCTTCAGGTCCACAGCGACAAACCATACAAATGTGACCGGTGCCAAGCAGCATTTCGCTATAAAGGAAACCTGGCCAGCCATAAAACAGTTCACACag GAGAAAAGCCGTACCGCTGCAACATCTGCGGTGCCCAGTTCAACCGACCAGCCAACCTCAAGACCCACACACGCATCCACTCTGGAGAAAAGCCATACAAGTGCGAGACGTGCGGTGCCCGCTTCGTTCAG GTCGCTCACCTGCGCGCCCACGTTCTGATCCACACCGGAGAGAAGCCATACCCCTGCGAAATCTGCGGCACTCGCTTCCGACACCTGCAGACGCTCAAGAGCCACCTGCGCATACACACAGGAGAGAAGCCCTATCAT TGTGAGAAATGCAACCTGCACTTTCGACACAAGTCTCAGCTGCGGCTGCACCTGCGGCAGAAGCACGGCGCCATCACCAACACCAAGATCCAATACCGCATGTCCACCACAGCCCTGCCCACCGACCTGACCAAGGCTTGCTGA
- the smx5 gene encoding smx5, with the protein MLFYSFFKSLVGKDVVVELKNDLSICGTLHSVDQYLNIKLTDISVTDPEKYPHMLSVKNCFIRGSVVRYVQLPADEVDTQLLQDAARKEAMQQKQ; encoded by the exons cttttctACTCATTCTTCAAGTCCCTGGTGGGTAAAGACGTGGTGGTGGAGCTAAAAAATGACCTGAG CATATGTGGCACACTTCACTCTGTAGATCAG tatcTGAACATCAAACTCACAGACATCAGCGTCACTGATCCAGAGAAGTACCCACACATG CTCTCGGTGAAGAACTGCTTCATCCGTGGTTCGGTGGTGCGGTATGTCCAGCTTCCTGCGGACGAGGTGGACACTCAGCTCCTGCAGGATGCGGCACGTAAAGAGGCCATGCAGCAGAAACAGTGA